One region of Kangiella marina genomic DNA includes:
- a CDS encoding tetratricopeptide repeat protein — translation MKSYSLAKTLLVSSCCLALVACSTTQPKTIEAATESSVNQSQEHPSVANLSAEERSQLYFSIMLADIANKQKLYDVAQSNYFYAAEQTGSKELSSRAAMVALIERDYSNAIEATQLWIKSAPDDKNAYKTGLIASLAQGQQESANRYLSQLLPLLPDNADEKLYELLRMASFQEDADFIEFFDRNNQPLSSPYTATAEAYLRLKSSVPLKQSERIHQLLDYALEKRPNFLSAIELKGEAFALNSNEARREYLSNALKSNSLTIDQTYKIGELLYTQRNFGDALKAFDRVLDKRPSDKQTQFLEASSHYALEHYAQASELFWKLAQGDYKKDIASYYCADSAARIDDLVKAYSCYEMVPSGRYYMTARTELAQLYAENDLIKQAITSLRQAQREVGLDDRQRLLEFEINLLTQAGDYEQAERRITSALQVSPNKPFLYYLKLQLLNQTQSVTEFVASVKSLQQVTNEQQLKNDILLMATNFLQGRNSYLLAYQLLDDAVADDPDNVELLYGKAIAAEPLEYYSSMERDLRQVLKLDPDHYHAKNSLGYTLADLNRSLDEAKSLIESAYEHQPDNVAIQDSMGWVHYRLGNYQQALKYLEMAYKQDESPEIASHLGEVLWTMDLHQRAIDVWQKALRMAPNNQYILRTLRRFPEANLLGN, via the coding sequence ATGAAAAGTTATTCTTTGGCCAAAACCCTATTGGTTTCAAGTTGCTGCCTTGCCCTGGTTGCCTGTTCGACCACGCAGCCTAAAACGATTGAAGCCGCCACCGAATCCAGCGTCAATCAGTCGCAGGAGCATCCTTCTGTGGCCAACTTATCAGCCGAAGAACGCAGCCAACTTTACTTTAGTATCATGCTTGCGGATATCGCCAACAAGCAAAAGTTATACGATGTTGCTCAGAGCAACTACTTTTATGCCGCCGAGCAAACTGGCAGCAAAGAACTCTCCTCACGCGCCGCCATGGTCGCGCTGATTGAGCGAGATTACAGCAATGCGATTGAGGCCACACAACTTTGGATCAAGTCAGCGCCCGATGACAAAAATGCCTATAAAACAGGGTTAATCGCCAGCTTGGCCCAAGGTCAGCAAGAAAGCGCCAATCGTTACTTATCACAGCTGCTCCCGCTGTTACCGGATAATGCGGATGAAAAGCTGTACGAACTATTACGAATGGCCAGTTTTCAGGAAGATGCGGACTTTATCGAGTTTTTTGACCGCAACAACCAACCTTTAAGCTCACCTTATACCGCTACAGCCGAGGCCTACTTGCGCCTTAAATCCAGCGTTCCATTAAAGCAATCGGAGCGGATTCATCAACTGTTAGATTACGCACTTGAAAAACGTCCGAATTTTCTATCAGCGATTGAGCTAAAAGGTGAAGCTTTCGCCCTGAACTCAAACGAAGCACGACGCGAATACTTGAGTAACGCTCTAAAAAGCAACAGTTTAACCATTGACCAAACCTATAAGATTGGCGAGCTGTTGTACACACAACGCAACTTTGGTGACGCCTTAAAAGCATTTGATAGAGTGTTGGATAAGCGCCCCAGTGATAAGCAAACTCAGTTTTTAGAAGCCAGCAGCCACTATGCGTTAGAACATTATGCACAAGCCAGCGAGCTATTCTGGAAGCTGGCCCAAGGCGATTACAAAAAAGACATTGCCAGTTATTACTGCGCTGATTCAGCTGCACGGATCGACGATTTAGTGAAAGCCTACAGCTGCTATGAAATGGTTCCATCGGGTCGTTATTACATGACCGCTCGCACCGAACTGGCGCAACTTTACGCCGAGAACGACCTCATAAAACAGGCTATTACGAGCCTACGCCAAGCTCAGCGTGAAGTTGGACTCGACGATAGGCAACGTCTGCTTGAGTTTGAAATTAACCTTTTAACTCAAGCTGGTGACTATGAGCAGGCAGAACGCCGTATCACATCAGCACTACAGGTCAGCCCCAATAAGCCGTTCCTTTATTACCTCAAGTTACAGCTGCTTAACCAGACGCAATCCGTCACCGAGTTTGTGGCTTCGGTCAAATCCTTACAGCAGGTAACGAACGAGCAACAGCTCAAAAACGATATTTTGTTGATGGCAACGAACTTCTTGCAAGGAAGGAACAGCTATTTATTGGCTTACCAGTTGCTGGACGATGCCGTGGCCGATGACCCGGATAATGTTGAGCTACTCTATGGCAAGGCCATCGCTGCCGAACCTCTGGAATACTACAGCTCGATGGAGCGTGACTTACGACAAGTGCTGAAACTCGACCCTGATCACTATCATGCTAAAAATTCCTTAGGGTATACGCTAGCCGACCTTAACCGTTCGCTTGATGAAGCTAAGTCGTTGATTGAAAGTGCCTACGAGCATCAGCCTGATAATGTCGCCATCCAAGACTCGATGGGCTGGGTTCATTACCGATTAGGGAATTACCAGCAAGCCTTAAAATACTTAGAAATGGCTTACAAGCAAGACGAAAGCCCTGAAATCGCTTCACACCTGGGTGAGGTCCTCTGGACCATGGATTTGCACCAGCGCGCTATCGACGTTTGGCAAAAAGCCTTGCGAATGGCACCCAATAACCAGTATATTTTGCGCACACTCAGACGTTTTCCTGAAGCAAACCTTCTAGGCAACTAG
- the pth gene encoding aminoacyl-tRNA hydrolase: MSSIKLIVGLANPGSQYQDTRHNAGAWYVEELARAYNIPFKVESKFHGLFAKGLIGSEEIKLLIPSTFMNLSGKAIQAVANFYKINPEEILVAHDELDIDPGTLKLKKGGGHGGHNGLRDTVSKLGNNKDFMRLRVGIGHPGHKSQVTGYVLGKPSPDDRNAINLAIDEAVRETPTLLNGDWDKAVHRLHSVKAGAE, translated from the coding sequence GTGTCTAGCATCAAGTTAATTGTGGGCCTGGCCAATCCAGGCTCACAATATCAAGATACCCGTCATAACGCTGGTGCCTGGTATGTCGAAGAACTGGCACGCGCGTATAACATCCCCTTCAAAGTCGAAAGTAAGTTCCATGGCCTATTCGCCAAAGGCTTAATTGGCTCTGAAGAGATCAAATTATTAATCCCCTCCACCTTTATGAATCTAAGTGGCAAAGCCATTCAGGCCGTCGCTAACTTTTATAAAATTAACCCCGAAGAAATCCTCGTCGCTCACGACGAACTGGATATCGATCCGGGTACGCTAAAGCTCAAAAAAGGTGGCGGACACGGCGGTCACAACGGTTTACGTGACACCGTCAGTAAATTAGGTAACAACAAAGACTTCATGCGCTTGCGCGTTGGCATCGGCCATCCAGGACATAAAAGCCAAGTCACGGGATACGTGCTTGGAAAACCGAGTCCTGATGATCGTAACGCCATCAACCTCGCCATCGATGAAGCCGTACGCGAAACCCCAACGCTTTTAAATGGCGACTGGGACAAAGCCGTACATCGACTACACAGCGTAAAAGCAGGCGCTGAATAA
- a CDS encoding HigA family addiction module antitoxin, with protein MRRLRKPTHPGLAFKLDVLEPIGMSISKAATMLGITRKHLSNFVNERVPCTPDLAHRLAIFTETSVASWLNMQNALNIWEEEQKGDIPEVERLEALA; from the coding sequence ATGAGAAGATTGCGTAAACCCACACACCCGGGCTTAGCGTTCAAACTGGATGTGCTTGAGCCGATTGGGATGTCAATTTCAAAAGCTGCTACTATGTTAGGCATAACAAGAAAGCACTTATCCAACTTTGTTAATGAGCGAGTTCCTTGCACACCTGACTTAGCTCATCGCTTAGCTATTTTTACCGAAACAAGTGTGGCTTCTTGGCTAAATATGCAAAATGCTTTGAATATTTGGGAAGAGGAACAGAAAGGCGACATTCCTGAAGTCGAAAGGCTGGAAGCTTTAGCTTGA
- a CDS encoding type II toxin-antitoxin system RelE/ParE family toxin yields the protein MAIKSFRNKKLEKFFYEGETKGIRADHHNKLERILDRLDSSKEPEDMRLPGYALHKLEPKQQGRWAVKVNGNWRVTFEFDDDDAVVVDYEDYH from the coding sequence GTGGCGATAAAAAGTTTTAGAAATAAAAAATTAGAAAAGTTCTTCTATGAGGGAGAGACAAAGGGAATTAGGGCAGATCATCATAATAAGCTTGAGCGAATTTTGGATAGACTTGATTCGTCAAAAGAGCCAGAGGATATGAGGTTGCCTGGTTACGCACTGCACAAGCTAGAGCCTAAGCAACAAGGGCGGTGGGCAGTTAAGGTAAACGGTAACTGGCGTGTTACATTTGAGTTCGATGATGATGATGCCGTTGTAGTTGATTATGAAGACTACCACTAA
- the ispE gene encoding 4-(cytidine 5'-diphospho)-2-C-methyl-D-erythritol kinase, with product MTFSHEAGYTNEHSYSYWPAPAKLNLELRILGRRDDGYHELQTLFQLLDCGDEIWIKPNLTGHITLQSEYDEVPSDDNLIVKAARALSDYKEAQQGADIVLNKNLPSGAGLGGGSSDAATTLVALNHLWDLQLSNSQLCDIGKNLGADVPVFVKGKTAWAEGIGEILTETQMPPKWYLIVYPDVKINTSEIFSHPALTRDNKPIKLRATRTEASLELGYNAFEPLVAELYPEVREALEFLSKFGKATLTGTGSCVFLTFDNEREVRKIAALCKQRWLTLTARGINTSPLV from the coding sequence ATGACCTTTTCGCATGAAGCGGGTTATACCAACGAACATAGTTACTCCTATTGGCCAGCTCCAGCCAAGCTGAATCTAGAACTGCGTATCTTAGGCCGCCGTGATGATGGCTACCATGAATTGCAAACCTTATTCCAACTGCTGGATTGTGGTGATGAAATTTGGATCAAGCCAAACCTCACCGGCCACATCACGCTCCAGTCAGAATACGACGAAGTACCGAGTGACGACAACCTCATCGTAAAAGCAGCCCGCGCGTTATCCGACTATAAAGAGGCGCAGCAAGGCGCAGACATCGTGCTCAATAAAAACCTTCCGTCAGGCGCAGGTCTTGGCGGCGGCAGTTCGGATGCCGCGACAACCTTGGTCGCGCTTAACCATTTATGGGATTTGCAGCTTTCTAATTCGCAGCTGTGTGACATTGGCAAAAATCTAGGGGCAGATGTACCGGTTTTCGTCAAAGGAAAAACTGCGTGGGCGGAAGGGATTGGTGAAATTTTAACCGAGACCCAAATGCCCCCAAAGTGGTATTTAATTGTCTATCCTGATGTAAAAATAAACACTTCGGAAATTTTTTCGCATCCAGCGTTGACAAGAGACAATAAACCGATTAAATTACGCGCCACTCGCACAGAGGCAAGTTTAGAACTTGGTTACAACGCCTTTGAGCCTCTTGTCGCAGAGCTTTATCCAGAAGTCCGGGAAGCCCTTGAGTTTCTTAGTAAATTTGGAAAAGCAACGCTGACAGGAACTGGTAGTTGTGTGTTCTTAACCTTTGACAATGAGCGAGAAGTCCGTAAAATAGCGGCACTGTGCAAGCAGCGCTGGCTAACCTTAACAGCACGAGGTATTAACACTTCGCCGCTCGTTTAA
- a CDS encoding 50S ribosomal protein L25/general stress protein Ctc, with product MSEFNLKAESRSDIGKGASRRLRRLADKIPAIVYGGKEDAKSITLDHDEINNMLDDEAAYSSIINLDIDGETEEVLIKDLQRHPFKLKLLHVDFKRIVRGENMEANVPLHFINEEKAPGKKDGGVMSHQLTTVEISCRPRNLPEYIEVDLGEMNIGDSIHLSEITLPEGVELVAFMHGDVEENDLTVANMVPPAVEEVEEDADEVDETEVPASEQKDDEGGDAEEKNEE from the coding sequence ATGAGCGAATTTAATTTAAAAGCTGAATCACGCAGCGATATAGGGAAAGGTGCGAGCCGCCGCCTACGTCGCCTTGCGGACAAAATCCCTGCCATCGTATATGGCGGTAAAGAAGACGCTAAGTCGATCACTCTTGACCATGACGAAATCAACAACATGTTGGATGATGAAGCAGCATACTCTTCAATCATCAACTTGGACATTGATGGTGAAACTGAAGAAGTTCTTATCAAAGACCTTCAGCGCCACCCGTTCAAATTGAAGCTTCTTCACGTTGACTTCAAGCGCATCGTTCGTGGTGAGAACATGGAAGCTAACGTTCCATTACACTTCATCAACGAAGAGAAAGCACCTGGTAAGAAAGATGGTGGCGTAATGTCTCACCAATTAACAACGGTTGAGATCTCATGTCGTCCACGTAACTTACCTGAGTACATCGAAGTTGACCTAGGTGAGATGAACATTGGTGATTCTATCCACTTAAGCGAAATCACATTACCAGAAGGCGTTGAGCTAGTTGCCTTCATGCACGGTGATGTTGAAGAAAACGACCTAACTGTTGCTAACATGGTACCGCCAGCGGTTGAAGAAGTTGAAGAAGACGCTGACGAAGTTGATGAAACTGAAGTTCCAGCTAGCGAGCAGAAAGATGATGAAGGCGGCGACGCTGAGGAAAAGAACGAAGAGTAA
- a CDS encoding ribose-phosphate pyrophosphokinase translates to MSDLMLFSGNATPDLAQRISTYLKVPLGKINTSSFSDGECNVEILENVRGKDVFIIQSTCAPTNDNLMELIIMADALKRASAKRITAVVPYFGYARQDRRVRSARVPISAKVVADMISGVGFDRVLTVDLHADQIQGFFNIPVDNVYATPVLLDHIASQSGKNLMVVSPDVGGVVRARAIAKRLDDADLSIIDKRRPRANEVGVMNIIGDVAGRDCVIVDDMVDTAGTLCQAAKALKDNGANSVSAYATHPVLSGKAIDNLNNSALDALVITNTIPLSDDAKTCDRIEVLDLAPLLGESIRRVNTEESISTMFLD, encoded by the coding sequence ATGTCAGATTTAATGCTTTTCAGTGGTAACGCCACTCCTGATCTCGCTCAACGTATTTCCACTTACTTAAAAGTTCCTCTTGGTAAAATCAACACGTCTAGCTTTAGCGATGGCGAATGTAATGTTGAAATCCTTGAGAATGTTCGTGGTAAAGACGTTTTCATTATTCAATCAACCTGTGCGCCTACGAATGACAACTTGATGGAGTTGATCATTATGGCTGACGCGTTAAAGCGTGCTTCTGCCAAGCGTATTACAGCCGTTGTTCCTTATTTTGGTTATGCACGTCAAGATCGCCGAGTTCGCTCAGCGCGTGTACCGATTAGTGCTAAAGTTGTTGCTGACATGATCAGCGGCGTTGGCTTTGATCGCGTACTGACAGTTGACTTACACGCTGACCAAATCCAGGGTTTCTTCAACATTCCAGTAGATAACGTTTACGCCACACCAGTGCTTCTCGACCATATCGCTTCTCAGTCGGGTAAAAACCTGATGGTTGTTTCTCCTGACGTTGGCGGTGTTGTTCGTGCTCGCGCTATTGCGAAACGTTTAGATGATGCCGACCTATCGATTATCGATAAACGTCGTCCACGCGCGAACGAAGTTGGCGTGATGAACATCATCGGTGATGTTGCTGGTCGTGACTGTGTTATCGTTGATGACATGGTTGATACCGCCGGTACGCTTTGCCAAGCGGCGAAAGCCTTGAAAGACAACGGCGCCAACAGCGTATCCGCATACGCAACGCACCCAGTCCTTTCAGGTAAAGCGATTGATAACCTGAACAACTCAGCACTAGACGCACTCGTCATCACCAACACCATCCCGTTGAGCGATGATGCGAAAACCTGTGATCGTATTGAAGTGCTTGATTTAGCACCATTGCTTGGTGAGTCGATTCGCCGTGTAAACACCGAAGAGTCGATTTCAACAATGTTCTTGGACTAA
- the lolB gene encoding lipoprotein insertase outer membrane protein LolB, whose protein sequence is MIKNLVITASLILFLAACETTPVKQETTVWDDPLWQKHYKRLKTFETYQLKGRIGITHPEDSFSSNFIWQQQEPNRFTFRMYGAFGQTYMILKVQPNLSTLDTADDEHYQGYDARELLYGVSGWNIPVSLMQDWIKGLPTGINKSDLLINADGTLQQIKYLDYVVSFVRYQDAELPIAGNGTDGDKTINLKMPDKIRIVQGPNKIALSIRSWEIAVSGD, encoded by the coding sequence ATGATAAAAAACCTCGTTATAACCGCCTCATTGATTCTTTTTTTAGCGGCTTGTGAAACAACGCCGGTTAAGCAAGAAACCACCGTTTGGGACGATCCCTTGTGGCAAAAGCATTACAAGCGCTTGAAAACCTTTGAAACGTATCAATTGAAGGGGCGTATCGGCATTACCCACCCAGAAGATAGCTTTTCTTCCAACTTTATATGGCAGCAACAAGAACCGAACCGTTTTACTTTCCGCATGTACGGCGCTTTTGGCCAAACCTACATGATTCTAAAGGTGCAGCCGAACCTCAGCACACTAGACACTGCTGATGACGAACACTATCAAGGCTACGATGCACGCGAATTACTTTATGGCGTTTCTGGCTGGAATATTCCAGTCTCGCTGATGCAAGACTGGATCAAAGGCTTACCCACCGGCATCAACAAAAGCGACTTACTGATTAACGCAGACGGTACTTTACAACAAATTAAGTACCTCGATTACGTGGTCAGTTTTGTACGTTACCAAGATGCTGAATTACCTATAGCTGGTAACGGAACCGACGGTGACAAAACCATCAACCTAAAAATGCCAGACAAAATACGCATCGTCCAAGGGCCTAACAAAATTGCCTTATCGATTCGCTCGTGGGAAATAGCTGTCAGCGGAGACTAA
- the dbpA gene encoding ATP-dependent RNA helicase DbpA → MSHAAFTTLKLQQELIANLAELGFEGMTPIQEQALPHVLDGKDVIAQAKTGSGKTAVFGLGILQKLEPKNFSVQSVVMCPTRELAEQVAEEIRRLARPIPNIKVLTLCGGTPLRPQADSLKFGAHIVVGTPGRILDHLEKQTLDLDSVSTLVLDEADRMLDMGFEDAMEAIVAEIPRARQTLLFSATYPKEIQAIADHVMVEAVSVKADDQQSNPSIEQDFYRISDEGERDVAVRLLLLQFRPDSTVVFCNTKRHVKDLTQYLKSSGFSVLALHGDLDQKERDQALVRFTNNSVSIMVATDVAARGLDIDSLDLVINYHIASDPEVHVHRIGRTGRAGNKGHACSIVINKEKHKLKRLGEYLGQELETFGLPDTKLLNQPTYKAPMSTIQIDGGKKQKLRPGDILGALTADYRIEGNDVGKIQIANSWAYVAVKNDILDAALQLLNGGKMKGKKFRARKI, encoded by the coding sequence ATGAGCCATGCCGCTTTTACAACGTTAAAGCTTCAACAAGAGCTAATCGCTAATCTAGCCGAGTTAGGATTTGAGGGCATGACCCCAATCCAAGAGCAAGCGTTACCACACGTACTAGACGGTAAAGATGTCATCGCGCAGGCGAAAACTGGCTCGGGTAAAACCGCGGTGTTTGGGTTAGGCATTCTACAAAAATTAGAGCCAAAAAATTTCTCGGTGCAATCGGTGGTGATGTGTCCGACGCGTGAACTGGCGGAGCAGGTGGCGGAAGAAATTCGTCGTCTAGCGCGACCCATTCCTAATATTAAGGTACTAACCTTATGTGGTGGTACGCCGCTAAGGCCACAGGCTGATTCGTTAAAGTTTGGTGCCCATATTGTTGTCGGCACGCCAGGCCGAATTTTGGACCATTTAGAGAAGCAAACCTTAGACCTTGATTCAGTCTCAACATTAGTTTTAGACGAAGCGGACAGAATGTTAGACATGGGCTTTGAAGACGCGATGGAAGCCATCGTCGCTGAAATCCCACGCGCACGACAAACGCTACTATTCAGCGCCACTTACCCTAAAGAGATCCAAGCCATCGCTGATCACGTCATGGTCGAAGCCGTGTCAGTTAAAGCGGATGATCAGCAAAGCAACCCCAGCATTGAGCAAGACTTTTACCGTATCAGTGATGAAGGAGAGCGTGATGTTGCGGTGAGATTACTGTTACTACAGTTCCGCCCAGACTCTACAGTGGTCTTTTGTAATACCAAGCGTCACGTTAAAGATTTAACTCAGTATTTAAAAAGTAGCGGCTTTAGCGTCCTAGCGTTGCATGGCGATCTTGACCAGAAAGAACGTGACCAAGCACTCGTACGCTTCACCAACAACAGCGTCTCGATTATGGTCGCCACCGACGTTGCGGCTCGCGGGTTAGATATCGACTCACTCGACTTAGTGATTAACTACCATATCGCCAGCGATCCCGAAGTCCACGTGCACCGCATCGGGCGTACCGGCCGCGCAGGCAACAAAGGCCACGCCTGCTCAATTGTCATCAATAAAGAAAAGCATAAACTAAAACGCCTTGGCGAATACCTAGGACAAGAATTAGAAACATTCGGCTTACCCGACACCAAGTTATTAAACCAACCAACCTACAAAGCCCCAATGTCCACCATCCAAATCGACGGCGGCAAAAAGCAAAAACTCCGTCCCGGCGATATTCTAGGCGCACTCACAGCAGACTACCGTATCGAAGGCAACGACGTCGGCAAAATCCAAATCGCAAACAGCTGGGCCTACGTCGCCGTTAAAAACGACATCCTCGACGCCGCACTACAACTCCTCAACGGCGGCAAAATGAAAGGCAAAAAGTTCAGAGCACGAAAGATTTAA
- the hemA gene encoding glutamyl-tRNA reductase gives MSLIVLGINHKTAPLAVRETVAFADHELGEIMAEVKAQTQGSEVALLSTCNRVEFYLSNESQEHEQIKAQLLTWLKAKKELDDDLEASIYYYKGVEAVKHLMKVASGLDSMVLGEPQILGQLKACYQKAKRAGTVEQVMERLFQKTFAAAKRVRHETDIGSNPVSVAYAAVTLAKHIFADFSKLTVLFVGAGETIELAARHLEQSGVQKMVMANRTLANAHKLADQFNGKAVGLDAIPHYLAQADIVISSTGSMLPIIGKGMVETAIQARRRKSMFMVDLAVPRDIESSVAKLDDVYLYSVDDLEGVIQENLQARQEAAEEALVILDEFAGDFEKWHAGRQKHDTVRELHQVFAEIAQTELDRAKAQLKNGNDIEAALEHFSHRLTKKFLHQPMVWLREDDDELDRHDITRQLFQLDKNSDD, from the coding sequence ATGTCTTTGATTGTTTTAGGAATTAACCATAAAACCGCACCGCTTGCCGTTCGTGAGACGGTGGCCTTTGCTGATCATGAACTCGGCGAAATTATGGCTGAAGTAAAAGCACAGACGCAAGGATCTGAGGTTGCTCTATTGTCGACTTGTAATCGGGTCGAGTTCTACTTATCGAATGAATCTCAAGAGCATGAGCAAATCAAAGCGCAGTTATTGACGTGGCTCAAAGCAAAAAAAGAGCTGGATGATGACTTAGAAGCGTCAATTTACTATTACAAAGGCGTAGAAGCGGTTAAGCACTTGATGAAGGTCGCTAGTGGCTTGGATTCAATGGTGCTAGGAGAGCCGCAGATATTAGGTCAGTTAAAAGCCTGTTATCAAAAAGCGAAGCGAGCCGGGACGGTTGAGCAGGTGATGGAACGTTTGTTCCAGAAAACCTTCGCCGCGGCTAAGCGAGTGCGCCATGAAACTGACATAGGCTCTAACCCTGTTTCGGTGGCGTATGCAGCTGTGACCTTGGCTAAACATATCTTTGCCGATTTCTCTAAGCTGACGGTGTTATTTGTCGGCGCCGGTGAAACCATTGAGTTGGCCGCGCGTCATTTAGAGCAAAGCGGCGTGCAGAAGATGGTGATGGCGAATCGGACCTTGGCTAACGCGCATAAATTAGCGGATCAATTTAACGGCAAGGCCGTTGGCTTGGATGCTATTCCGCATTATTTAGCTCAAGCCGATATTGTGATCAGCTCGACCGGAAGTATGTTACCGATTATTGGTAAAGGCATGGTCGAAACTGCGATTCAGGCGCGTCGTCGCAAAAGTATGTTCATGGTGGATTTAGCGGTACCGCGCGATATTGAAAGCTCGGTGGCGAAACTCGACGATGTCTACCTTTATAGCGTTGATGATTTGGAAGGCGTGATTCAAGAAAATTTACAGGCGCGCCAAGAAGCCGCTGAAGAGGCTTTGGTCATACTGGATGAATTTGCGGGCGACTTTGAAAAGTGGCACGCCGGTCGTCAAAAACATGATACGGTACGCGAATTGCATCAAGTCTTCGCGGAAATTGCCCAGACGGAATTGGATCGTGCCAAAGCACAGCTGAAGAATGGTAATGACATTGAAGCGGCGTTAGAGCATTTTTCTCACCGTTTAACCAAAAAGTTTTTACATCAGCCGATGGTTTGGCTCAGAGAAGATGACGACGAACTGGATCGTCATGACATTACTCGTCAACTGTTTCAGCTTGACAAAAACTCAGATGATTAA
- the ychF gene encoding redox-regulated ATPase YchF: protein MALNCGIVGLPNVGKSTLFNALTDAGIDAANYPFCTIEPNTGVVPIPDPRLDAISAIAKPQKILPATMEFVDIAGLVAGASKGEGLGNKFLANIRETHAIAHVVRCFTNDDVVHVDGKVDPLADIDTINTELALADLEAVEKRMIKTAKVAKSGDKDAKIELELLEKAKACLDEGNALRSMDLDKDERKLMRKFQLITIKPTMYIANVSEDGFEDNPLLDQVREFAASENAEVVPICASIESEIAALDDEDKIDFLADLGQEEPGLNRVIRAGYNLLELQTYFTAGEKEVRAWQVKVGATAPQAAGVIHTDFEKGFIRAEVVAYDDYIAGNGEAGAKEAGKWRLEGKDYIVKDGDVMHFRFNV from the coding sequence ATGGCACTAAATTGTGGAATCGTGGGCTTGCCCAATGTTGGAAAATCAACACTCTTCAATGCACTGACTGACGCAGGCATCGACGCTGCCAACTACCCTTTCTGTACTATTGAACCGAATACTGGCGTGGTGCCAATTCCTGACCCGCGTTTAGACGCTATTTCAGCAATTGCTAAGCCACAGAAGATCTTGCCGGCCACGATGGAATTCGTAGACATCGCAGGCCTAGTGGCAGGCGCCTCGAAAGGCGAAGGCTTAGGTAACAAGTTCCTCGCCAACATCCGCGAAACTCACGCTATCGCCCACGTGGTTCGCTGCTTCACCAACGACGACGTCGTACACGTAGATGGTAAAGTTGATCCACTGGCTGACATCGACACCATTAACACCGAATTAGCACTAGCGGATTTAGAAGCGGTAGAAAAGCGCATGATTAAAACGGCGAAAGTCGCTAAAAGCGGCGACAAAGACGCTAAAATCGAATTAGAGCTGTTAGAGAAAGCCAAAGCCTGCTTAGACGAAGGCAACGCCCTTCGTAGCATGGACCTGGACAAAGACGAGCGCAAACTGATGCGCAAGTTTCAGCTGATCACGATTAAGCCAACTATGTACATCGCCAACGTCAGCGAAGATGGTTTTGAAGACAACCCTCTCTTAGACCAAGTTCGCGAGTTCGCAGCCTCAGAAAACGCCGAAGTGGTGCCTATCTGCGCCTCTATCGAATCTGAAATCGCTGCGCTGGATGATGAAGACAAAATCGACTTCCTAGCCGACTTAGGCCAAGAAGAGCCAGGTTTAAACCGCGTAATCCGCGCTGGTTACAACTTACTAGAACTACAGACCTACTTCACTGCTGGCGAAAAAGAAGTTCGCGCATGGCAAGTTAAAGTCGGCGCCACAGCCCCACAAGCTGCTGGCGTGATACACACAGACTTCGAAAAAGGCTTTATCCGCGCCGAAGTCGTCGCTTATGACGACTACATCGCTGGAAACGGCGAAGCAGGCGCCAAAGAAGCCGGAAAATGGCGCCTAGAAGGCAAAGACTACATCGTCAAAGACGGCGACGTCATGCACTTCCGATTCAACGTATAA